A window from Cryptomeria japonica chromosome 1, Sugi_1.0, whole genome shotgun sequence encodes these proteins:
- the LOC131069087 gene encoding secreted RxLR effector protein 161-like, with the protein MENNLHKLKEAATNSPLVHPMLYKQMIGSLMYLVNTRPDICYPINALSKFMCDPKEIHLMAVKHIMRYLQGTLNYGLKYENIDLNLHGFTDSDWDGSVTNRKNTSGYCFSLGSAMISWISRKQSLVAQSSIEAKYITSSIAAREAIWLRKLLVGLFGEPMKPSIIHCDN; encoded by the coding sequence ATGGAAAATAATCTTCACAAATTAAAGGAGGCAGCAACAAATTCCCCATTGGTACATCCTATGCTCTACAAacagatgattggatcattaatgtacctggtcaatactagacctgatatctGTTATCCAATAAATGCCTTGAGTAAATTCATGTGTGACCCTAAGGAGATTCATCTTATGGCAGTAAAACATATAATGAGATACCTTCAAGGCACTCTCaactatggactcaagtatgaGAATATTGATTTGAATCTTCACgggttcactgattcagattgggatGGAAGTGTGACTAACAGGAAAAACACCTCAGGGTACTGCTTTAGCTTGGGTTCAGCCATGATTTCTTGGATTAGTAGGAAACAGTCTTTAGTAGCTCAAAGCTCTATTGAGGCCAAATATATCACATCTTCCATAGCTGCCCGAGAAGCTATATGGCTACGTAAGCTACTTGTGGGATTATTCGGAGAACCAATGAAGCCTAGTATAAttcattgtgacaattag